TAAATGCTTCACACTTTTTGTTGATCGAGGTCCTGCATGAATTTGTCTGAGTTAAAACAGAAGTCGATGGCCGAGCTTATGGAGCTTGCCGGCCAATACAAAATCGAAAACCCAAGCGGGCTGAGAAAACAAGAACTCATTTTTGCCCTCTTGCAGGCTTGCTCATCGCAAAACGGGGCCATCACCGGGGAAGGCGTCTTGGAAACTCTGCCCGACGGGTTCGGCTTTCTCCGTTCTCCCATGTACAGTTACATGCCCGGTCCGGACGACATCTACGTATCCCCCTCGCAAATCCGGCGCTTCGGCCTCCGAACGGGCGAGGTTATCTCCGGACAAATCCGCCCGCCCAAGGAGGGCGAACGCTATTTTGCCCTGCTTCGGGTAAAGGAGATCGGCTTCGAACCCCCGGAAAAAACAAAAAACATCGTCCTATTCGACAACCTGACGCCTATCTATCCCAACGAAAGATACAAAATGGAGAACGGGTCGGACAATTTGTCGGCTCGGATCATCGACCTTCTCACGCCCATCGGTAAAGGGCAGCGAGCGGTCATCGTCGCCCCGCCCAGGACCGGAAAAACTATGCTCCTCCAGACCCTGGCCAACTCCATCAACGCCAACCATCCCGAAGCCTTCCTCATTGTCCTGCTCATTGACGAACGCCCGGAGGAGGTCACCGACATGGAGCGGACCGTCCGTAATGCTGAGGTCATCAGCTCCACCTTCGATGAACCGCCTCAGCGTCATGTACAGGTGGCTGAAATGGTCATCGACAAGGCCAAGCGGCTGGTCGAACGCAAGCGAGACGTAGT
The genomic region above belongs to Deltaproteobacteria bacterium and contains:
- the rho gene encoding transcription termination factor Rho, with protein sequence MNLSELKQKSMAELMELAGQYKIENPSGLRKQELIFALLQACSSQNGAITGEGVLETLPDGFGFLRSPMYSYMPGPDDIYVSPSQIRRFGLRTGEVISGQIRPPKEGERYFALLRVKEIGFEPPEKTKNIVLFDNLTPIYPNERYKMENGSDNLSARIIDLLTPIGKGQRAVIVAPPRTGKTMLLQTLANSINANHPEAFLIVLLIDERPEEVTDMERTVRNAEVISSTFDEPPQRHVQVAEMVIDKAKRLVERKRDVVILLDSITRLGRAYNAVSPSSGRVLSGGLDANALQRPKRFFGAARNIEEGGSLTIVATALIDTGSRMDEVIYEEFKGTGNCDIYLDRHLADKRTFPAIDINRSGTRKEELLLDPDILNRVWILRKVLSPMNPMDGMEFLLDKMRGTKNNTQFLDIMNR